The Vibrio gallaecicus genome contains a region encoding:
- the iscX gene encoding Fe-S cluster assembly protein IscX, producing MSLKWTDSRDIAIELCDLYPETDPKTVRFTDLHQWILDLEEFEDEPNKSNEKILEAVILCWMDEMD from the coding sequence ATGAGCTTAAAATGGACTGATTCACGTGATATCGCGATAGAGTTGTGTGATTTATACCCTGAGACGGATCCTAAAACGGTACGTTTTACTGACCTTCACCAATGGATACTCGATTTAGAAGAGTTCGAAGATGAACCTAATAAATCAAATGAGAAAATCCTAGAAGCAGTAATCCTATGTTGGATGGATGAAATGGATTAA
- the pepB gene encoding aminopeptidase PepB, with protein MSTQMSVFLSQEPAQPQWGNKAILSFSENGATIHLGEGHDFGAIQRAARKLDGQGIAFISLQGESWDLESVWAFYQGYRGPKKANNIEWDSLSEEAQSELEARIRATDWTRDVINKTAEEVAPRQLATMAAEYIKSVAPQGTVKAKVVKDKDLLTEGWEGIYAVGRGSERTSAMLQLDFNPTGDESAPVFACLVGKGITFDSGGYSIKPGQFMTAMKADMGGAATITGGLGLAIERGLNKRVKLILCCAENMISGRALKLGDIITYKNGKTVEIMNTDAEGRLVLADGLMYACEQSPELIIDCATLTGAAKNALGNDYHALLSFDDELSHQALTAANQEKEGLWPLPLADFHRGMLPSNFADLSNISSGDYTPGASTAAAFLSYFVDDYKKGWLHMDCAGTYRKSASDKWAAGATGMGVRTLARLLVDQAK; from the coding sequence ATGTCTACACAAATGTCCGTATTTTTAAGTCAAGAACCTGCCCAGCCTCAGTGGGGAAACAAAGCAATCTTATCGTTTTCAGAAAACGGTGCGACTATTCATTTAGGTGAAGGGCATGATTTCGGCGCAATTCAGCGCGCAGCTCGTAAGCTTGACGGACAAGGCATCGCATTTATTTCTCTTCAAGGCGAAAGCTGGGATTTGGAAAGTGTTTGGGCATTTTACCAAGGTTATCGTGGTCCGAAGAAAGCGAATAATATTGAATGGGATTCTCTATCTGAAGAAGCTCAATCAGAACTAGAAGCTCGTATTCGTGCTACTGATTGGACTCGTGATGTAATTAACAAAACAGCTGAAGAAGTGGCTCCGCGCCAACTTGCGACTATGGCTGCTGAGTACATTAAATCAGTTGCTCCTCAAGGCACAGTTAAAGCAAAAGTTGTAAAAGATAAAGACTTGCTAACAGAAGGCTGGGAAGGCATTTATGCCGTTGGTCGAGGTTCAGAGCGAACGTCAGCGATGCTGCAGCTAGACTTTAACCCAACAGGTGATGAAAGTGCGCCTGTTTTTGCTTGCCTAGTCGGTAAGGGTATTACGTTTGATTCAGGTGGTTACAGCATTAAGCCTGGTCAGTTTATGACGGCAATGAAAGCCGACATGGGTGGTGCAGCAACAATCACTGGTGGGCTTGGTCTTGCAATTGAACGTGGTTTAAATAAGCGTGTAAAACTTATCCTATGTTGTGCTGAGAACATGATCTCAGGTCGTGCGCTCAAACTGGGCGACATCATTACTTACAAAAACGGTAAGACAGTAGAAATCATGAATACTGATGCTGAAGGGCGTTTAGTACTTGCTGATGGTCTGATGTACGCTTGTGAACAAAGCCCTGAACTTATCATTGACTGTGCAACATTAACTGGTGCAGCTAAAAACGCATTAGGTAATGATTACCACGCACTTCTAAGCTTTGATGATGAGCTTTCTCACCAAGCTCTAACGGCGGCAAATCAAGAAAAAGAAGGGTTATGGCCTCTTCCTCTTGCTGACTTCCACCGTGGTATGTTGCCATCTAATTTTGCCGATTTATCTAATATTTCAAGCGGTGATTACACTCCTGGTGCAAGTACCGCTGCCGCATTTTTATCTTACTTTGTTGACGATTATAAGAAAGGCTGGCTACATATGGATTGTGCTGGTACTTACCGTAAGTCAGCGAGTGATAAGTGGGCTGCAGGCGCAACAGGTATGGGTGTTCGCACACTTGCTCGTTTACTTGTAGACCAAGCTAAATAA
- the hisS gene encoding histidine--tRNA ligase, giving the protein MAKNIQAIRGMNDCLPTQSPLWQKVENAVKNVVSAHGYNEVRMPIVEETNLFSRAVGEETDVVSKEMYTFDDRNGDSLTLRPEGTAGCVRSCIQNSLINRDEQRLWYMGPMFRHERPQKGRYRQFHQCGVEVFGLEGPDVDAELIMMTARLWRELGIDKQVRLELNSIGSQEDRVSYRTALVAYLEQHIDILDEDCKRRMHTNPLRVLDTKNPDVQAILGDAPRLSEYLGEESKQHFAGLCELLDAVGIEYQVNERLVRGLDYYNRTVFEWITDSLGAQGTVCGGGRYDGLVEQLGGKATPAVGFAMGLERLVLMMETLELTEVRRSVDVYMVAAGEGTMIAGMQLANQLRDTVEGVRVMSHFGGGNFKKQFKRADKVGAVVALVLGENEVADGTVVLKDLVAGTQETLSQADVAPKIAALI; this is encoded by the coding sequence GTGGCTAAAAATATTCAAGCAATTCGAGGCATGAACGATTGCCTTCCAACTCAATCACCACTGTGGCAGAAAGTAGAAAACGCTGTGAAAAATGTGGTGAGTGCACACGGTTATAACGAAGTGCGTATGCCTATCGTTGAAGAAACAAACCTATTTAGCCGTGCGGTTGGTGAAGAGACTGACGTTGTTTCAAAAGAAATGTACACCTTTGATGATCGTAATGGCGATAGCCTAACGCTTCGTCCTGAAGGTACTGCTGGCTGTGTACGTTCATGTATCCAAAATAGCCTGATCAACCGTGATGAACAGCGCCTATGGTACATGGGGCCAATGTTCCGTCACGAACGTCCTCAAAAAGGTCGTTACCGTCAATTCCACCAATGTGGTGTTGAGGTGTTTGGCTTAGAAGGTCCAGATGTAGACGCTGAACTTATTATGATGACTGCACGTCTATGGCGTGAGCTAGGTATCGACAAGCAAGTTCGTTTAGAGCTGAACTCTATTGGTTCTCAAGAAGATCGCGTAAGCTACCGCACTGCGTTAGTGGCGTATCTTGAGCAACATATTGACATACTAGATGAAGATTGTAAGCGTCGTATGCACACGAACCCTTTACGTGTACTAGATACCAAGAACCCAGACGTTCAAGCTATCTTAGGTGACGCTCCTCGACTATCTGAATATTTAGGCGAAGAATCAAAACAACATTTTGCTGGTTTATGTGAACTTCTTGACGCTGTTGGTATCGAATACCAAGTTAATGAGCGCCTAGTACGTGGTCTAGATTACTACAACCGCACTGTATTTGAGTGGATCACTGACAGCCTTGGTGCGCAAGGTACAGTTTGTGGTGGTGGTCGTTACGATGGTCTTGTTGAGCAACTTGGTGGTAAAGCTACCCCTGCTGTTGGCTTCGCAATGGGTTTAGAGCGTTTAGTGCTAATGATGGAAACTCTAGAGCTAACAGAAGTTCGTCGTAGCGTTGACGTATATATGGTTGCCGCAGGCGAAGGAACGATGATCGCGGGCATGCAATTAGCGAATCAATTACGCGATACTGTTGAAGGTGTGCGTGTAATGAGTCACTTCGGTGGCGGTAACTTCAAGAAGCAATTTAAACGTGCTGACAAAGTAGGTGCGGTTGTAGCGCTTGTCCTTGGTGAAAACGAAGTAGCTGATGGAACTGTAGTTCTTAAAGATCTTGTTGCCGGAACACAAGAAACGCTTTCTCAAGCCGACGTAGCTCCAAAAATTGCAGCGCTTATCTAA
- the rodZ gene encoding cytoskeleton protein RodZ — protein sequence MNTEQDIQASQNASARPEAGTILKNKRESLGLTQKQIADRLKLRITVIQKIEENQFESDLVATFTRGYLRSYAKCVNVDEKVVLDALDHAGDAQHEEQEMQSFSRKTNTEKHNSRIMSLTWGIFVVIVGISSIWWWQNQEQDTLAVTSSEPAVEEQLQEELLSTPSEADLSTIASEELTADFEPTVSNAEQASTATTTTSAAASDEMNVSDTNPAEANTEVPAVIEDVLVVESIAQVEPLLNELVMQFKADCWIQVKDATGATLSTGIKKAGQSLNLSGTTPYKVVLGAPEGVSMTFASEPVDLSGYTSGKVARITLP from the coding sequence ATGAACACAGAACAAGATATTCAAGCATCGCAAAATGCAAGTGCGAGACCAGAAGCTGGCACAATATTAAAGAACAAGCGTGAGTCTTTAGGGCTGACTCAAAAGCAAATTGCTGATCGACTTAAACTTCGTATTACCGTTATACAAAAAATTGAAGAAAACCAGTTTGAATCCGATCTCGTGGCTACCTTTACCCGAGGTTACCTCCGTTCTTATGCCAAATGCGTTAATGTTGATGAAAAGGTAGTGCTAGATGCATTGGATCATGCGGGCGATGCTCAGCATGAAGAACAAGAAATGCAAAGCTTTTCACGTAAAACTAATACCGAAAAGCATAACAGCAGAATCATGAGCCTAACTTGGGGCATTTTTGTCGTTATCGTTGGTATTTCATCTATTTGGTGGTGGCAAAATCAAGAACAAGATACTTTGGCCGTTACTTCTAGTGAGCCAGCCGTTGAAGAACAACTTCAAGAAGAATTATTAAGTACACCATCAGAAGCTGATTTATCAACGATTGCTTCTGAAGAGCTTACTGCTGATTTCGAACCTACGGTTTCTAATGCAGAGCAAGCTTCTACCGCTACGACTACAACTTCTGCAGCTGCGTCAGATGAAATGAACGTATCAGATACCAATCCAGCGGAAGCAAACACTGAGGTGCCTGCTGTAATTGAAGACGTGCTAGTAGTAGAGTCCATTGCACAAGTTGAACCCTTATTAAATGAACTGGTAATGCAGTTTAAAGCAGACTGCTGGATTCAAGTAAAAGATGCCACTGGTGCCACTCTTTCTACTGGGATTAAAAAAGCAGGGCAATCGCTTAACCTTTCTGGAACTACGCCATATAAAGTGGTTCTAGGTGCACCTGAAGGTGTATCAATGACATTTGCAAGTGAACCTGTCGACCTTTCTGGGTATACTTCAGGCAAAGTAGCAAGAATCACCTTACCTTAG
- the ndk gene encoding nucleoside-diphosphate kinase — MALERTFSIVKPDAVKRNLVGEIYHRIEKAGLQIIAAKMVQLTEEQASGFYAEHEGKEFFPALKEFMTSGPIMVQVLEGEDAICRYRELMGKTNPEEAACGTIRADYAISMRYNSVHGSDSPESAAREIEFFFPESEICPRPE; from the coding sequence ATGGCTCTAGAAAGAACATTTTCAATTGTTAAGCCTGATGCTGTTAAACGTAACCTTGTGGGTGAAATTTACCACCGCATTGAAAAAGCAGGATTACAAATTATTGCTGCTAAAATGGTTCAATTAACTGAAGAGCAAGCGAGTGGCTTTTATGCAGAGCATGAAGGCAAAGAGTTTTTCCCAGCTCTTAAAGAGTTCATGACCTCTGGACCTATTATGGTTCAAGTTCTAGAAGGCGAAGACGCTATTTGCCGCTATCGTGAGCTAATGGGTAAAACGAACCCTGAAGAAGCGGCTTGTGGCACTATTCGTGCGGATTACGCTATCAGCATGCGTTACAATTCTGTACATGGTAGCGATAGCCCTGAATCAGCGGCTCGTGAAATTGAATTCTTCTTCCCAGAATCAGAAATTTGCCCTCGTCCAGAATAA
- a CDS encoding YfgM family protein, with translation MELYDTEEQQVEAIKDWWKENGKAVIFGAVIGLGGLFGWRYYQDSAIQAREAASESYTSAISVLDAKGADAQADIQSFIDSNSDAEYSVLAAMQLAKAQVEAGNLDEALKQLEWAKAATKDAALSPLLAYRVARIKAEQGNFDAALTELSAIPDESWKGRVAELRGDISLRKGDSGAAYSAYSEAQQAADASQTLQIKLDDLAK, from the coding sequence GTGGAACTTTACGATACTGAAGAACAACAAGTTGAAGCCATTAAAGATTGGTGGAAAGAGAATGGCAAAGCCGTAATCTTTGGTGCTGTTATTGGTTTAGGCGGTTTATTTGGCTGGCGTTATTACCAAGACTCAGCGATTCAAGCTCGTGAGGCGGCTTCTGAAAGCTATACTTCAGCAATTTCTGTTTTAGATGCTAAAGGGGCAGATGCACAAGCTGACATTCAAAGCTTTATTGATTCTAACTCTGACGCTGAATACTCTGTTCTAGCGGCAATGCAATTAGCGAAAGCTCAAGTTGAAGCTGGTAACCTTGATGAAGCATTAAAGCAACTAGAGTGGGCTAAGGCGGCAACGAAAGACGCAGCACTTTCTCCATTGCTAGCTTACCGCGTAGCTCGTATTAAAGCTGAGCAAGGTAACTTTGATGCTGCTCTTACTGAGCTAAGCGCGATACCTGACGAATCATGGAAAGGTCGAGTAGCTGAGTTACGAGGTGATATTTCACTTCGTAAAGGTGACTCTGGTGCAGCATACAGCGCGTACTCTGAAGCTCAACAAGCTGCTGATGCAAGCCAAACGCTGCAAATTAAACTCGACGACCTAGCTAAGTAA
- the ispG gene encoding flavodoxin-dependent (E)-4-hydroxy-3-methylbut-2-enyl-diphosphate synthase, with amino-acid sequence MQPESPIIRRKSTRIYVGDVPIGDGAPIAVQSMTNTRTTDVAATVAQIKALENVGADIVRVSVPTMDAAEAFKLIKQQVSIPLVADIHFDYRIALKVAEYGVDCLRINPGNIGNESRIRSVVDCAKDMNIPIRIGVNGGSLEKDIQVKYTEPTAEALLESAMRHVDILDRMNFDQFKVSVKASDVFLAVGSYRLLAKQIDQPLHLGITEAGGARAGSVKSAVGLGMLLSEGIGDTLRISLAADPVEEIKVGFDILKSLRIRSRGINFIACPSCSRQEFDVINTVNALEERLEDVITPMDVSIIGCVVNGPGEAEVSHLGLAGSARKSAFYEDGKRQKERFDNNDLVDQLEARIRAKASVLDESNRIDVQNLED; translated from the coding sequence ATGCAACCCGAATCTCCTATTATTCGTCGCAAATCAACCCGCATTTATGTGGGTGATGTACCGATCGGTGATGGTGCACCTATCGCTGTGCAGTCCATGACCAATACAAGAACAACAGACGTTGCGGCGACTGTTGCTCAAATTAAAGCACTTGAAAATGTAGGTGCTGATATTGTTCGCGTTTCTGTTCCAACAATGGATGCAGCAGAGGCTTTCAAGCTAATCAAACAACAAGTTTCAATTCCTTTGGTTGCTGATATCCACTTTGATTACCGCATTGCGTTAAAAGTTGCGGAATATGGAGTGGACTGTTTGCGTATCAACCCCGGAAACATTGGTAATGAAAGCCGTATTCGGTCGGTTGTTGATTGCGCAAAAGATATGAATATCCCAATCCGTATTGGCGTAAATGGTGGCTCACTTGAGAAAGACATCCAAGTGAAATACACCGAACCTACAGCGGAAGCTCTACTTGAATCGGCAATGCGTCATGTAGACATCCTTGATCGTATGAATTTCGATCAGTTTAAAGTCAGCGTAAAAGCGTCAGATGTATTTCTGGCTGTTGGTTCATATCGATTACTGGCGAAACAGATTGATCAGCCTCTTCACTTAGGCATTACAGAAGCTGGCGGTGCGCGTGCTGGTTCTGTTAAATCGGCTGTGGGTTTGGGGATGCTATTATCGGAAGGTATTGGTGATACATTGCGAATCTCACTTGCCGCTGACCCGGTAGAAGAGATAAAAGTTGGTTTTGATATTCTTAAATCTCTACGCATTCGTTCTCGCGGCATCAACTTTATTGCGTGTCCAAGCTGTTCTCGTCAAGAGTTTGATGTGATCAATACAGTGAATGCATTAGAAGAGCGCTTAGAAGATGTGATCACTCCAATGGATGTATCAATCATTGGCTGTGTTGTGAACGGTCCTGGTGAAGCTGAAGTCTCTCATTTAGGTCTTGCAGGCAGTGCACGTAAGAGTGCTTTCTATGAAGATGGTAAGCGCCAAAAAGAACGTTTTGATAATAACGATCTAGTCGACCAGCTTGAAGCAAGAATTCGAGCAAAAGCATCGGTGCTTGATGAAAGTAATCGTATTGATGTACAAAACTTAGAAGATTAA
- the der gene encoding ribosome biogenesis GTPase Der produces the protein MVPVVALVGRPNVGKSTLFNRLTRTRDALVADFPGLTRDRKYGHAHFSEHDFIVIDTGGIDGTEEGVETKMAEQSLAAIDEADVVLFMVDGRAGLTPSDVAIAKHLRQLEKPSMLVVNKVDGIDPDAASADFWQLGVEDMYQIAAAHGRGVTALIDLALNPFAEALKAENGEVSDLTEFEDDEEEEQVDFTEEEAEEEFKRLQDQPIKLAIIGRPNVGKSTLTNRILGEERVVVYDMPGTTRDSIYIPMQRDEREYVLIDTAGVRRRKNINETVEKFSVVKTLKAIEDANVVLLLIDARENISDQDLSLLGFALNAGRSIVIAVNKWDGLDSDVKEHVKKELDRRLGFVDFARIHFISALHGTGVGHLFESVEEAYKSATTRVGTSVLTRIMKMATDDHQPPMVRGRRVKLKYAHAGGYNPPIIVIHGNQVRNLPDSYKRFLMNYYRRSLEIMGTPIRIQFQNSENPFEAKTNKLTISQERKRKRMMSMMKGRK, from the coding sequence ATGGTACCTGTTGTTGCTCTAGTAGGGCGTCCAAACGTAGGTAAATCTACGTTATTTAACCGATTGACTCGAACTCGTGATGCATTGGTTGCGGATTTCCCTGGCTTAACGCGTGACCGTAAATATGGTCATGCACATTTTAGTGAGCACGACTTTATTGTTATCGACACTGGTGGTATCGATGGTACTGAAGAAGGTGTTGAAACTAAAATGGCAGAGCAGTCGCTAGCGGCGATTGATGAAGCTGATGTCGTTTTATTTATGGTAGATGGCCGTGCAGGTCTAACACCTTCAGATGTAGCGATTGCCAAGCACCTGCGTCAACTAGAAAAGCCTTCAATGCTAGTAGTAAATAAGGTTGATGGTATTGACCCTGATGCAGCAAGTGCTGATTTCTGGCAACTGGGTGTTGAAGACATGTACCAAATTGCTGCGGCTCATGGTCGTGGTGTAACAGCTTTGATTGATCTAGCTCTTAATCCTTTTGCAGAAGCACTAAAAGCGGAAAACGGCGAAGTAAGTGATTTAACTGAGTTCGAAGACGACGAAGAAGAAGAGCAAGTTGATTTCACTGAAGAAGAAGCTGAAGAAGAGTTCAAGCGTCTTCAAGATCAACCAATCAAACTAGCAATCATTGGTCGACCAAATGTAGGTAAATCTACGCTAACAAACCGTATTCTTGGCGAAGAGCGTGTTGTTGTTTACGATATGCCTGGGACAACTCGTGATTCAATTTACATCCCAATGCAGCGTGACGAGCGTGAATACGTTCTGATTGATACTGCGGGTGTTCGTCGCCGTAAAAACATCAATGAAACAGTAGAGAAGTTCTCTGTAGTTAAGACTCTGAAAGCAATTGAAGATGCTAACGTAGTATTGCTGCTTATTGATGCTCGTGAAAACATCTCAGATCAAGATTTAAGCCTTCTTGGTTTTGCATTGAATGCTGGTCGTTCAATCGTAATTGCAGTAAACAAGTGGGACGGTCTTGATAGCGATGTTAAAGAGCATGTGAAGAAAGAACTAGACCGTCGTTTAGGTTTCGTGGATTTTGCTCGCATTCACTTTATTTCTGCACTTCACGGAACTGGTGTTGGTCACTTATTTGAATCTGTTGAAGAAGCATATAAATCAGCAACGACGCGTGTAGGTACTTCAGTGTTGACTCGTATCATGAAGATGGCTACAGATGATCACCAGCCGCCAATGGTTCGTGGACGCCGTGTTAAGCTTAAGTATGCACATGCTGGTGGTTATAACCCGCCAATTATCGTTATTCACGGTAACCAAGTTCGCAACTTACCAGATTCATACAAACGTTTCTTGATGAATTACTACCGTCGTTCTTTGGAGATCATGGGTACACCAATTCGTATTCAATTCCAAAATAGTGAAAACCCGTTTGAAGCTAAAACAAATAAGCTGACGATTTCACAAGAGCGTAAACGTAAACGTATGATGTCGATGATGAAAGGTCGTAAATAA
- the bamB gene encoding outer membrane protein assembly factor BamB, translated as MKRMFQKSVLSKFTICALGLGLLAGCASEEDTVIMAPVPVVKSEFTPSTEWSTSIGDGVGHYFSKLNPEFAYGKVFLASRDGLVKALDPETGKEIWKADLEKEVYARLSGGLTAAYGQIFVGTENGEVISLDEETGEELWRVLVNGEVLASPATDSNLVLVHTSRGMLIALDQATGEQKWTISTEVPSLTLRGDSAPVAVSGGVFWGTANGRLAAAIVERGQLIWQQPVGTPQGATEIDRLVDVDASPIVLGGTLYTIGINGQLIGIDLRSGKPTWKRNYSSAIDMTSDGSRIFVVTDKDHVVAVDARSGTELWKTDKLENRLLTAPALIDNYLVVGDSEGYLHWLDRSTGEFVAQQLVHDSGFSVSPIELPEGYLIVTRNGDVKKLTISQ; from the coding sequence ATGAAGAGAATGTTCCAAAAATCGGTACTTTCTAAATTCACGATCTGTGCTCTTGGTCTTGGATTACTTGCTGGCTGTGCCAGTGAGGAAGACACTGTCATTATGGCTCCTGTGCCTGTGGTGAAGAGTGAATTTACACCGTCGACTGAGTGGTCAACTTCAATTGGTGACGGAGTCGGGCACTATTTTTCAAAGCTCAACCCTGAGTTTGCTTATGGGAAAGTATTTCTTGCAAGCCGAGATGGCTTAGTAAAAGCACTTGACCCTGAAACGGGCAAAGAAATTTGGAAAGCCGATCTTGAAAAAGAGGTTTATGCACGTTTATCTGGTGGTTTGACTGCTGCTTACGGACAAATATTTGTTGGTACTGAGAACGGCGAAGTCATTTCTCTTGACGAAGAAACGGGTGAAGAACTTTGGCGAGTGCTGGTTAATGGTGAAGTATTAGCTTCTCCTGCAACTGACAGTAACTTAGTCCTTGTTCATACTAGCCGCGGTATGCTGATTGCTCTTGATCAAGCGACTGGCGAACAAAAATGGACAATAAGTACTGAAGTTCCTAGCTTAACACTTCGTGGAGACAGTGCGCCTGTTGCCGTTTCTGGTGGTGTCTTCTGGGGAACTGCAAATGGCCGTTTAGCAGCCGCTATTGTTGAACGTGGTCAACTTATTTGGCAACAGCCTGTTGGCACACCCCAAGGTGCGACTGAAATTGATCGTCTAGTCGATGTTGATGCTTCTCCAATTGTTTTAGGTGGAACGCTTTATACCATTGGTATTAATGGCCAGTTGATAGGAATTGATTTACGTTCAGGTAAACCAACTTGGAAACGTAATTATTCTTCAGCCATCGATATGACTAGCGATGGTAGCCGTATTTTTGTTGTTACGGATAAAGATCATGTAGTAGCTGTGGATGCTCGAAGCGGTACTGAGCTGTGGAAGACAGATAAACTTGAAAACCGCTTACTGACGGCACCAGCACTTATTGATAATTATCTAGTAGTTGGCGACAGTGAAGGTTACTTACATTGGTTAGATCGCTCAACTGGTGAATTTGTTGCTCAGCAGTTAGTGCATGACAGTGGATTCTCGGTTAGCCCTATTGAACTACCTGAAGGTTACTTGATCGTTACTCGCAATGGCGATGTAAAGAAACTGACGATTAGCCAATAA
- the fdx gene encoding ISC system 2Fe-2S type ferredoxin, translated as MPKIIVLPHEDLCPEGAVLEAKTGETVLDVALKAGIGIEHACEKSCACTTCHIVIREGFDSLEESDDLEDDMLDKAWGLEMESRLGCQAKVAAEDLVVEIPKYTLNLASEEH; from the coding sequence ATGCCAAAGATTATTGTTTTACCTCACGAAGATCTCTGTCCTGAAGGCGCTGTTTTGGAAGCTAAAACTGGCGAAACCGTTCTAGACGTAGCATTGAAAGCAGGCATTGGTATTGAGCACGCTTGTGAGAAATCATGTGCGTGTACGACATGTCACATTGTTATTCGTGAAGGTTTCGATTCACTAGAAGAGAGTGATGATCTTGAAGATGACATGCTAGATAAAGCATGGGGTCTGGAGATGGAATCTCGTTTAGGTTGCCAAGCAAAAGTGGCAGCAGAAGATTTAGTTGTTGAGATTCCAAAGTACACCTTGAACCTTGCTTCTGAAGAGCATTAA
- a CDS encoding bifunctional tRNA (adenosine(37)-C2)-methyltransferase TrmG/ribosomal RNA large subunit methyltransferase RlmN, whose product MTTAKINLLDFDRKGLRKFFIEELDEKAFRAEQVMKWIYHFGVDDFEKMNNINKKLREKLIRKCEIKAPVVSDAQHSSDGTIKWAMRVGDQDVETVYIPDGDRATLCVSSQVGCALECKFCSTAQQGFNRNLKVSEIVGQIWRAAREIGLEKETGRRPITNVVMMGMGEPLLNMKNLMPSLEIMLDDLGFSLSKRRVTVSTSGVVSGLDQMTDNIDVALAISLHAPNDALRSEIMPINDRWDIQDFLASVRRYIASSNANRGKVTVEYVLLDRVNDDMDHARELAELMKGTPCKINLIPFNPYPGSPYKKPSNSRIDRFQKTLMEYNYTVTVRKTRGDDIDAACGQLVGDVIDRTKRTKMLKAASEANLIAGGVIEVKAV is encoded by the coding sequence ATGACCACAGCTAAAATCAATCTACTCGATTTTGATCGTAAAGGTCTTCGTAAATTTTTCATAGAAGAGCTAGATGAAAAGGCGTTTCGAGCAGAGCAAGTGATGAAGTGGATTTATCATTTTGGTGTCGATGACTTCGAAAAAATGAATAACATCAACAAAAAACTGCGTGAGAAATTGATCCGTAAATGCGAGATTAAAGCTCCGGTTGTTTCTGATGCCCAGCACTCTTCTGACGGCACTATCAAGTGGGCGATGCGAGTTGGCGATCAAGATGTTGAAACGGTCTATATTCCAGATGGTGACCGAGCAACGCTGTGTGTGTCTTCACAGGTTGGTTGTGCTCTTGAATGTAAATTTTGCTCAACAGCTCAGCAAGGCTTCAACCGTAACCTTAAAGTTTCTGAAATTGTAGGTCAGATCTGGCGTGCAGCTCGTGAGATTGGACTTGAAAAAGAAACGGGTCGTCGTCCTATCACTAACGTGGTAATGATGGGAATGGGTGAGCCACTTCTTAATATGAAGAACCTCATGCCATCACTAGAAATTATGCTGGATGACTTAGGCTTTTCACTGTCAAAGCGTCGTGTGACTGTATCAACATCTGGTGTTGTTTCTGGTCTTGACCAAATGACTGATAACATTGATGTGGCTTTAGCTATTTCACTGCATGCGCCGAATGATGCGCTTCGTAGTGAAATTATGCCAATTAATGATCGCTGGGATATTCAAGATTTCTTAGCATCAGTTCGTCGCTATATTGCATCTTCAAATGCAAACCGCGGTAAGGTGACAGTTGAGTACGTTTTGCTTGATCGTGTAAATGATGACATGGACCATGCTCGTGAGCTTGCGGAGCTTATGAAAGGTACGCCTTGTAAAATTAACTTAATCCCGTTTAACCCATACCCAGGTTCTCCTTATAAGAAACCAAGTAACTCTCGTATTGACCGTTTCCAAAAAACATTGATGGAATACAACTATACTGTCACTGTACGCAAAACTCGTGGTGATGATATTGATGCTGCTTGCGGACAATTAGTAGGTGACGTGATAGATAGAACGAAACGTACCAAAATGCTGAAAGCAGCCAGTGAAGCGAATCTTATTGCTGGTGGCGTTATCGAAGTCAAAGCGGTATAA